In Festucalex cinctus isolate MCC-2025b chromosome 5, RoL_Fcin_1.0, whole genome shotgun sequence, a single genomic region encodes these proteins:
- the pes gene encoding pescadillo, with product MGGLQKKKYESGAATNYITRNRARKKLQLSLPDFRRLCILKGIYPHEPKHKKKVNKGSTAPRTFYLLKDIRFLLHEPIVGKFREYKIFVRKLKKAYAKTEYSAVERLKDNKPTYKLDQIVKERYPTFIDALRDIEDALCMCFLFSTFARTGKCHVQTIQLCRRLTVEWMNYVIASRAIRKVFISIKGIYYQVEVMGQLITWLVPYQFSHDHPTDVDYRVMATFTEFYTTLLGFINFRLYHSLNLVYPPKLDSKAEQELKDNDEEDYALDSESYLEKLSALCASLARVVSAVEEEEAQLDHFPLGEEEMSTLEESEKQRKQEEAQKKMFEGFKFFLNREVPRESLAFVIRCFGGEVSWDRTVCIGSTYEETDETITHQIVDRPSVRTQYINRYYIQPQWVYDCVNAKMVLPVEDYFIGNTLPPHLSPFVEEKEGDYVPPEKLKIMALQRGEKPAQQNDEEEEESAEEDDDDEAEEEEEKVQENKLKKMEERRSQPKVKVTPGILKVDNPVQREQQEKAEEKRLAIMMMKKKDKYLYDKIMFGKKRKVREANKLAAKRKAHDDNEKAKKKKARK from the exons ATGGGAGGCCTACAAAAGAAGAAG TATGAGAGTGGCGCTGCTACAAACTATATCACCAGAAACAGAGCCCGCAAGAAATTACAACTAAGCCTCCCAGATTTCAG ACGACTATGCATTCTCAAAGGCATTTATCCTCACGAACCcaagcacaagaagaaagtgaaCAAAGGATCCACAGCTCCGAGGACATTTTACCTGCTCAAAGACATTCGCTTTCTTCTGCATGAGCCAATCGTTGGAAAATTCAGAGAGTACAAG ATATTTGTTCGCAAACTTAAGAAAGCTTATGCAAAAACAGAATATTCTGCAGTGGAAAGGCTAAAGGATAACAAGCCAACATATAAATTGGACCAGATTGTCAAAGAAAG GTATCCCACATTCATTGATGCTCTTCGGGATATTGAAGATGCACTTTGTATGTGCTTCCTCTTCTCCACATTCGCACGAACAGGAAAATGTCACGTGCAAACCATACAGCTCTGTCGACGCCTCACTGTCGAGTGGATGAACTACGTGATAGCCTCTCGTGCCATCAGAAAG GTTTTCATCTCTATCAAGGGAATATATTACCAGGTCGAGGTAATGGGGCAGCTAATTACATGGCTGGTGCCGTATCAATTCTCCCATGAT CACCCTACAGATGTCGACTACAGAGTCATGGCAACTTTCACAGAGTTCTACACAACTCTCTTGGGCTTCATCAACTTCCGACTCTACCATTCCCTCAATTTGGTTTATCCACCAAAG cttGACAGTAAAGCAGAGCAGGAGCTAAAGGACAACGATGAGGAGGACTATGCCTTGGATTCAGAAAGCTACTTGGAG AAACTCTCCGCTTTGTGTGCAAGTCTGGCCCGGGTGGTTTCTGCTGTGGAGGAAGAAGAAGCGCAACTGGACCACTTTCCTCTTGGCGAG GAAGAAATGTCAACGTTGGAAGAAAGCGAAAAGCAGCGCAAACAAGAAGAAGCCCAGAAAAAGATGTTTGAGGGATTTAAGTTTTTCCTCAATAGAGAAGTCCCCAGAGAGTCTCTGGCTTTTGTCATCAG GTGTTTTGGTGGCGAGGTGTCTTGGGACAGGACCGTCTGCATTGGGAGCACGTACGAGGAGACCGATGAGACGATCACACATCAGATTGTTGACAGACCCAGTGTTCGCACACAGTACATCAATAG GTACTACATTCAGCCCCAGTGGGTGTACGACTGTGTCAATGCCAAAATGGTCCTTCCTGTGGAGGACTACTTCATCGGAAACACTCTTCCACCCCACTTGTCTCCATTTgtggaggagaaggagggagACTATGTTCCTCCTGAGAAATTGAAGATAATGGCCTTGCAAAGGGGAGAGAAGCCTG CCCAGCAAAAtgatgaggaagaagaggagagtGCAGAGGaggacgatgatgatgaagccgaggaggaagaggaaaaggTACAAGAGAATAAGCTCAAGAAGATGGAGGAGCGACGATCACAGCCCAAG GTCAAAGTGACTCCCGGTATATTGAAAGTGGATAATCCAGTGCAACGGGAGCAGCAGGAAAAAGCCGAAGAGAAGCGACTGGCCATcatgatgatgaagaaaaagGACAAGTACCTGTACGACAAGATCATGTTTGGGAAAAAGAGAAAAGTCCGAGAG GCAAACAAGCTCGCCGCGAAGAGGAAAGCTCATGATGACAATGAAAAGGCCAAGAAGAAAAAGGCCAGAAAATGA
- the p2rx2 gene encoding P2X purinoceptor 2, which translates to MGLSACLKDYFLGFWDYETPKIMVVKNLTLGVIYRTVQFIVITYFVWYVFISQKAYQESETRPASSVYTRMKGSAVHGDQILDTVEYVRPSEGGDVITTILRREVTYDQKQGTCAEYFGIANANCSTDSDCVQGEVDFNGHGRRTGRCIRYYNHTFKTCEIQTWCPIEEYAVQREPPLVEAINFTVFIRNYISFPKFGAVSMGNIKGASNRRNMHKYLNKCQYDEEKEPYCPNFRLGYIAHQARENFSELCRTGGVIGVFINWDCDLDLDPSRCKPQYSFRRLDLKKDQANSGYYCRFAKYYQKNGIESRTLIKAYGIRLDVIVHGQAGKFSPIPTIISTVTALTSVGICTIICDWIMLTFIDKDEVYSDSKFDEVIDEPIDDSIPPQLLYITSFSSYHSDLSDGVPL; encoded by the exons ATGGGACTGAGTGCGTGTTTAAAAGATTATTTTCTTGGTTTCTGGGACTATGAAACCCCCAAAATCATGGTGGTTAAGAATCTAACTCTTGGAGTCATATACAGAACAGTTCAGTTTATTGTCATCACCTACTTTGTCTG GTATGTCTTCATCAGTCAGAAAGCGTACCAAGAAAGTGAAACACGTCCTGCGAGCTCAGTTTACACTCGCATGAAAGGCTCGGCAGTCCATGGAGATCAAATCTTGGACACTGTGGAATATGTTCGACCATCAGAG GGCGGGGATGTCATTACAACGATATTGAGACGTGAAGTCACATACGACCAGAAGCAAGGAACCTGTGCTGAG TATTTTGGTATTGCAAATGCCAACTGCTCGACAGACTCAGACTGTGTCCAAGGAGAGGTTGACTTTAATGGCCATG GCAGAAGGACTGGTAGATGTATTCGATACTACAACCACACCTTCAAAACCTGTGAGATCCAAACCTGGTGTCCTATCGAAGAGTATGCAGTCCagag AGAGCCGCCTTTGGTGGAAGCCATCAATTTCACTGTATTCATCCGAAACTACATATCTTTCCCAAAATTTGGAGCGGTGAG CATGGGTAATATTAAGGGCGCTTCAAACAGGCGCAACATGCACAAATACCTGAACAAATGTCAATATGATGAGGAGAAGGAGCCCTACTGTCCCAACTTCCGACTGGGCTACATTGCACATCAAGCCCGGGAGAATTTTAGTGAGCTCTGCAGGACG GGAGGGGTGATTGGTGTTTTTATTAATTGGGACTGTGACCTGGACCTGGATCCTTCCCGTTGTAAACCACAATATTCCTTTAGGCGTCTTGACCTCAAAAAGGATCAAGCCAACTCCGGTTACTATTGCAG ATTTGCCAAATACTACCAAAAGAATGGGATTGAGTCTCGGACACTTATCAAGGCCTATGGGATACGTTTGGATGTTATTGTTCATGGACAA GCAGGTAAATTTAGCCCAATTCCAACCATCATCAGTACAGTGACTGCTCTGACTTCGGTGGGAATT TGTACCATTATATGTGACTGGATCATGCTGACTTTTATTGACAAGGATGAAGTCTACAGCGACAGCAAGTTTGATGAA GTTATAGATGAACCGATCGATGATTCCATTCCTCCACAACTGCTTTACATCACCAGCTTCAGCTCATACCACTCAGACTTGTCGGATGGTGTGCCgttgtga